The Desulfovibrio desulfuricans DSM 642 DNA segment AGGCAGGCGGGGGAAGGTTCGCTCTCTCCCGCCTGATCGCATTCCCACACCTGCTTGAGGCAAGGATAGTTATATGCGCATTTTTCTTTTGGGGCGCTGCGCCGCCATCTGTCTTGCGGTTGCGCTGCTTCTGGCAGGCGCTGCGGCTCGGGTTTCGGCCCATGCCCTGTATGCGGCAGACACCCGGCACGACGGCGTGGTGCTTGTGCAGTTTGCCTATTCCAGCGGCGAGCAGCCCACCTATGCCAAGGTGGAGGTTTACAGCCCCGCAGACGACAAGGTGGAATTTCAGAATGGCCGCACGGACGCGCAGGGGCGATTTGCCTTCATGCCTGATGCGCCGGGCCGCTGGCGCATTATCATGGCCGACAACATGGGGCACAGGGTTGAACACCCGGTGGAGGTCAGCGCCGCTCAGGGGGCCACAGCCGCAGACAGCGGGCACGATGCGGGGCCGGGCGGCTTTGCCATGCCCTTGCGCATTCTGCTGGGCCTGAGCCTGATCGCCAACATGGCGCTGGCGGCTGCCGTGCTGCGGCGCAGAAAAAAACTTACGGTCTGACCGCCGCTCCAAATTATTTTTGACCGCAAAAAAACCGGGCGCCTCCTGATGGAAGCACCCGGTTTTTACATCTGGCAAACAACGCTTATTTCGGCTCGATAACTTCTCTGCCGCCCATATAGGGAACCAGCGCCTTGGGCAGCACAAGGCTGCCGTCCTTTTGCTGGCAGTTTTCAAGGATGGCGGCAATTGTGCGGCCCGTGGGCAGGCCGGAGCCGTTAAGCGTGTGCAGGAACATGGCCTTGCCGCCCTTGGGCTTGAAGCGGATATCAGCCCGGCGGGCCTGAAAATCCGTGCAATTGGAGCAGGACGAAATTTCACGGAAGGTTTTTTGCGTGGGCAGCCACACTTCCACATCATAGGTCTTGGCAGAGCTGAAGCCCATGTCGCCCGTGCAGAGCGTGATGACGCGGTACGGCAGTTCGAGCATTTCCAGCAGGTTGCAGGCATGACCGCGCATGATTTCAAGCTGGTTGAAGCTGTCGTCAGGATGGGCGAAACGCACCATCTCGACCTTGGTGAACTGGTGCATGCGGATAAGGCCGCGCGTATCCTTGCCCGCGCTGCCCGCCTCGGAGCGGAAACAGGGCGTGGCCGCGCAGTAGGCGCGGGGCAGATCGGCCTCGTCCAGCACTTCGCCAGCGTGCAGGTTGGTCAGCGGCACTTCGGCAGTGGGGATCAGGTAGTATTCCCACTCGCGCAGCTTGAACAGATCTTCCTCAAACTTGGGCAACTGGCCCGTGCCTGTCATGCTGGCGCGGTTGACCATGTAGGGCGGACAGGCTTCAATATAGTCTTCGGCCACTGTGTGCTGATCGAGAAAAAAGTTCACCAGTGCGCGCTCAAGGCGTGCGCCCCAGTTCAGAGACACCACAAAGCGGCTGCCGGTCAGACGGGCGGCGCGCTCAAAATCAAGCCCGCCAAGGGCTACGCCCAGATCGCCATGCTCGCGCGGCTCAAAATCAAATTCGCGCGGCGTGCCCCAACGGCGCACTTCCACGTTTTCCGATTCGTCCTTGCCCACTGGCACGGTGGCGTCAGGCAGGTTGGGTACGCGCATGAGCCAGGTTTCCACATCGGCCTTGGCCTGGGCGGTTTCAACGTCCAGTTCCTTGATACGGTCGGAAACGCCGCTCATTTCGGCCAGCAGGGCCGTGGCATCTTCGCCCGCGCGTTTTTTGGCGGCCACTTCGGCAGAGGCC contains these protein-coding regions:
- the serS gene encoding serine--tRNA ligase codes for the protein MIDLKLVQKQPEVLTKALTDRHSDLDVNEFLALDARRRALLTEVETLKSRRNAASAEVAAKKRAGEDATALLAEMSGVSDRIKELDVETAQAKADVETWLMRVPNLPDATVPVGKDESENVEVRRWGTPREFDFEPREHGDLGVALGGLDFERAARLTGSRFVVSLNWGARLERALVNFFLDQHTVAEDYIEACPPYMVNRASMTGTGQLPKFEEDLFKLREWEYYLIPTAEVPLTNLHAGEVLDEADLPRAYCAATPCFRSEAGSAGKDTRGLIRMHQFTKVEMVRFAHPDDSFNQLEIMRGHACNLLEMLELPYRVITLCTGDMGFSSAKTYDVEVWLPTQKTFREISSCSNCTDFQARRADIRFKPKGGKAMFLHTLNGSGLPTGRTIAAILENCQQKDGSLVLPKALVPYMGGREVIEPK